The following proteins are co-located in the Pseudomonas cavernae genome:
- a CDS encoding cupin domain-containing protein, protein MDVGVRLQSIRKLKGLSQRELAKRAGVTNSTISMIEKNSVSPSISSLKKVLAGIPMSLVEFFSLEMEQDNHTQVVYKANELIDLSSGAVTMKLVGRAHPSRAIAFLDETYPPGSDTGDEMYAHDGEEAGVLVEGRLELTVGGEIYILESGDSYYFESSKPHRFRNPFDAPARLISATTPANF, encoded by the coding sequence TTGGACGTCGGCGTTCGACTACAATCCATTCGCAAACTTAAAGGCCTTTCCCAGCGCGAGCTGGCCAAGCGCGCAGGGGTCACCAACAGCACCATTTCGATGATCGAGAAGAACAGCGTCAGTCCCTCGATCAGTTCGCTGAAGAAGGTGCTGGCGGGCATCCCGATGTCGCTGGTGGAGTTCTTCTCCCTCGAGATGGAGCAGGACAACCATACCCAGGTGGTCTACAAGGCGAATGAGTTGATCGACCTGTCCAGCGGCGCGGTCACCATGAAGCTGGTCGGCAGGGCGCACCCCAGCCGCGCCATCGCCTTTCTCGACGAAACCTACCCGCCGGGCTCCGATACCGGTGACGAGATGTACGCGCACGATGGCGAGGAAGCCGGCGTGCTGGTCGAAGGCCGACTGGAGCTGACCGTCGGCGGTGAGATTTACATTCTCGAAAGCGGCGACAGCTACTACTTCGAAAGCTCCAAGCCGCACCGTTTCCGCAACCCGTTCGATGCGCCGGCACGGCTGATCAGTGCCACCACTCCGGCGAATTTCTAA